Below is a genomic region from Paraburkholderia phenazinium.
CCGCAGGTTCTCGATCAGCACGATGCGCAGCGTGATCGCCACGGCCCACAATTCGCCGATCGTCAGCGGTTGAACCCGTTGATACGCGCTGATAAAACGCCGCAGGATCTGCGGGTCGAAGTGACTGTCGGTATGGGCAACGAACGCCCATGCGAGACCAAACACGCGTGGATAGCCTGCGAACGGACCCGCGGCGAGCTTGGGCAACTGACGGTAGTAACCAGGCGGAAGGTCGTCGCGGATCTCGCGGATCTGTTCCTCTACGAGGTGATAGTTGTCGAGCAGCCATTCCGCGGCGGGCACCACGCCCCGGCCGCTCTCCAGTTCTTCGGCACTCGCACGGTAGGCTGCGAGCAGGACGTCGGCGTTGTCGTTCAGTCGCGTGTGCAACGATAAAACCGCGGGCGGTGTCTTCGTGATGGCTTGCGCGGCGGCCAGGCTCTCGGCGTGTTGCTCGAGCCGCTCGACGCCGAACAGCTCTTCGCGTACCGGTGCAATGTCAGTCCAAGGCGGCGACGGCAAACGATGCCTCGTCACATATCGAAGGATCGTGTTCATAGGCGAACTTCCTGCAACGTCGGTGAGTTCGCTGGAGCGAACGAATTGCGGTGGCGAGGCACGCTGGCGGCGAGCGCATCGTTCGGCATCGTTGTAGCGCCGGACAGTTCTTCGAGATGGGACATGATCGGATCTTCCTTCGGGGAGGTCGCACCGCGCGCGTCGCGTGCATGCAAGCCTCCAGGGTGTGGCTTGATTCACGGGTGCGGGTGGACGCGCGAGGAACCGTCAGGATGAGACAGCAGGCACACAGTTTCTGTGTGCGCTCGGCCGTCACGCGCCCATGCGCCAACCGGTGGCTACCGTTTTAGCGACGGACTAAAGCGTCGGATGAGCTTTGAGCGAACCGCGGTGCGGTATGAATGAGGGACAGGCGCATCTGCACACCCCTGTCGAAGCGCTTTCCGGCTGAACACCCGGAGAAAGTGTGGAGACGGACACGGATCCGTGTCCCGGTGGGCCTGTTATTTCTTTCTTGCCGGTGCGCTGGCCGAAGCGGTCTTCGGCGCAGTCGTCGAGGACACGCCAACTGCAGGAGCGACCACCTTTTTGGCTTGCTTCGGCTTTTTGGCCTCGCGATTGCCACGCGTTGTGCTCTTTGTCATCGTGCTTCTCCTGATTTGCCGGTCGCGAACGCGACAGCCATGTCGCGCAGTTTGGGCGCTTCTGGTCACTCTGTCGCGATTTATATTTTTTTTAGACCCGCAAGCGCTTCGCACTCGCACGCGCTAACGCCAGTGAATCACTAGCTGACAGCGTGCTCGCGGAAGCGCTTTACCGGCTTACTCAGGCAATCCATCCGCCATCGACCGTCAGACTTTCACCGGTGGTGTAGCCTGCTTCAGGACTTGCCAGATACGAGACTGCCGCGGCAATTTCTTCGGGCTTGCCGAAGCGACCCACGCTCGCGAGCTTAGTCATCGTTGCGTGGTCTTCCGTTCCGGGTTGCGGAGCCAATTCGGTGTCGATCGGACCGGGCTGAACCGCATTGACGGTCACGCCATACTTCCCGAGTTCACGCGAAAGACCACGCGTGAAGCCTCGAATGGCAAATTTCGAGGCGATATAAAGGGTCACGCCCGGCAGCGGCGCTGCCTCGCCGAAAGCCGAACCCACGTTGACAATGCGGCCCCAGCCGGTCTTGATCATGCGCTGCGCAGCGTCCTTCGCCAGTTCGATCGGCGCGCGCACATTCAGATTGAAATGCGTGTCATACGACGTTTCTGACGAGTCGAGGAACGGTCCGTATTCGACGGTACCTGCATTATTGACGAGGATGTCGAGCCGGCCTTCGAAGCGGCCGCCGAAGACGCCGTTCAGCGAGTCGATCAATGCCGTGACACCCTCGGGCTTCGCCAGATTGGCGCCGACTGCTTCCGCCTCGCCGCCTGCGTCGCGAATCGCCTGGACCACGGCCTCCGCACGCGCCGAGCTCGACGCGTAGTGGACGATGACCGATGCGCCATCGCGCGCAAGACGCGTTGCGATGGCAGCGCCGATGCCACGGGAAGCGCCAGTCACGAGTGCCAGTTTGCCTTTCAGAGCTTGAGTCATGATTACCTCGACAGTGAGTTTTGAACGATCTGCATATGTGCCAACACGTTCATGCATTGGTTGATGCGTATCGTCCGCCACCGTCGCGAGGCAGGGTAGTCATCTGCGAGGAATAGGTGTTATCGCCGCTGAACGCCCTTCTGGGTCTCTATGCCGCCGTTCTCACCCAGCAGGTGCTCGACGAACGCGACGAAGGCGCGCGCTTTCGTTGTCGCCATGCGGCCGGACGGGAAGACGGCCCAGACGTCGATGGTCGGTAAAGTCCATTCGGTGAGAACGGCTTGCACGGTGCCGTCGGCGAGCTCAGGGGAGAACATCCATTCCGATGCGACCGCGAGACCCATGTGCCCCAGCACCGCCGTGCGCATGCCCTCGGCGGCACTCACGCTGACCCGCCCCGACACAGCGACAGAGACTTCGGTACCGTCGTTGCCGCGGAATGACCAGGACTCGCCGCCGCCGCGCAACGAATAGACAATCGCCTGGTGCCGGCTCAGGTCTGCCGGTGTCGTGGGAGTACCGGCCTCCGCGAAGTAGCGCGGCGTCCCGACCACCAGTCGCCTTCCTCGCAGGAGGCGTTTCGCGGTCATTGTCGAATCGTCGAGCGCTCCCATACGGAGCGCCACGTCGACGCCGTGCTCGAGCAGATCGATAGAACGGTCGTCGAGGACGATGTCGATACTCAGTTTCGGATGCTGGTCGAGGAAGGTCTTGAGCGCGGGCAGAACATGCAGTCGCGCGAACGTGACGGCCGCACTGATCCGCAAGCGCCCCGATAGACCGTCCGACGATTCGCGCACGACCTGTTCGGCCTGATCCGCTTCATCGATCGCACGGCGAGCGTGCTCGTAGAATCGCTGCCCTGCATCGGTCGGCGCCAGGCCTCGTGTCGAACGCAGCAGAAGCCGCGCGCCGAGGTGCTCTTCCAGTTGCGCAATGGCCTTCGAGACTGCCGGCTGGCCCAACTTGAGCCGGCGAGCGGCGGCAGAAAATGAACCCGCGTCCACCACGGTCACGAACGTTTCCATCGCCGTCATGCGGTCCATGCAGTGCCCCTCGTGGAAACTGTTGCAAGAAAAGAGCACAGTCTACCGAGCATCGGTACCCGCTGTCTTCCGCTGCGAGATGCTTGCTCCGTTCGCCCCTCGCTTGCCATCACCCTCCCCTATTTCCGCCCGCGACGGGCAAGCCAGCCATCGACGGCGAACGGTCCCGATCCGCCCAGCACCAGAGCGGCAAGACACGCGAGATAAAGCAGATCGGTCTCGTAGCCAGGCGGCCCGAACTGCGCACCGGCTGACGTGACGGCCAGCAGCTTGATCGACGAAAACCCGTACTGAAGATGCACGGTCAGTGTCGCCACCATCAGCACCGCGATCATTGGCAGACTGACGAGCGGCACGAATGCGCCGACCATGACCGCAAGGCCGCCGACCAGTTC
It encodes:
- a CDS encoding SDR family NAD(P)-dependent oxidoreductase; translation: MTQALKGKLALVTGASRGIGAAIATRLARDGASVIVHYASSSARAEAVVQAIRDAGGEAEAVGANLAKPEGVTALIDSLNGVFGGRFEGRLDILVNNAGTVEYGPFLDSSETSYDTHFNLNVRAPIELAKDAAQRMIKTGWGRIVNVGSAFGEAAPLPGVTLYIASKFAIRGFTRGLSRELGKYGVTVNAVQPGPIDTELAPQPGTEDHATMTKLASVGRFGKPEEIAAAVSYLASPEAGYTTGESLTVDGGWIA
- a CDS encoding DoxX family protein translates to MNTARHLLRFTDPAQLTHRWGLARWTPLPLRLITGYGFMEHGYAKIVKNPDVFAGILHTLGVPAPHFMAWATILTELVGGLAVMVGAFVPLVSLPMIAVLMVATLTVHLQYGFSSIKLLAVTSAGAQFGPPGYETDLLYLACLAALVLGGSGPFAVDGWLARRGRK
- a CDS encoding LysR family transcriptional regulator is translated as MDRMTAMETFVTVVDAGSFSAAARRLKLGQPAVSKAIAQLEEHLGARLLLRSTRGLAPTDAGQRFYEHARRAIDEADQAEQVVRESSDGLSGRLRISAAVTFARLHVLPALKTFLDQHPKLSIDIVLDDRSIDLLEHGVDVALRMGALDDSTMTAKRLLRGRRLVVGTPRYFAEAGTPTTPADLSRHQAIVYSLRGGGESWSFRGNDGTEVSVAVSGRVSVSAAEGMRTAVLGHMGLAVASEWMFSPELADGTVQAVLTEWTLPTIDVWAVFPSGRMATTKARAFVAFVEHLLGENGGIETQKGVQRR